From Strix uralensis isolate ZFMK-TIS-50842 chromosome 1, bStrUra1, whole genome shotgun sequence, a single genomic window includes:
- the RNF125 gene encoding LOW QUALITY PROTEIN: E3 ubiquitin-protein ligase RNF125 (The sequence of the model RefSeq protein was modified relative to this genomic sequence to represent the inferred CDS: inserted 1 base in 1 codon; substituted 1 base at 1 genomic stop codon): MEYSVYGLRKTSSLKNNAWMCPYCHAYLLSEEIPATDVAKKMESTYXNCTECKTQVCLSEMRGHLRTCEKYIEKYGPVQELGDAPRYSCPYCQCEVDEDEXMDCALTCHRLERRAVIIYISIYFTEFTC; encoded by the exons ATGGAGTATTCTGTTTATGGGCTCAGGAAGACTTCCA GTTTAAAGAATAATGCGTGGATGTGCCCTTACTGCCATGCTTACCTTCTTTCTGAAGAAATTCCAGCCACTGATGTTGCCAAGAAGATGGAGAGCACATACTGAAATTGCACAGAATGTAAAACACAG GTATGTCTGAGTGAAATGAGAGGTCATTTAAGAACTTgtgaaaaatatatagaaaaatatgGACCCGTTCAGGAGCTTGGGGATGCT CCCAGATACTCCTGTCCTTATTGCCAGTGTGAAGTAGATGAGGATG AAATGGACTGCGCTCTCACTTGCCACAGATTGGAAAGGAGAGCAGTGATAATATACATAAGTATATATTTTACTGAATTCACATGTTAG